One genomic window of Motacilla alba alba isolate MOTALB_02 chromosome 3, Motacilla_alba_V1.0_pri, whole genome shotgun sequence includes the following:
- the OPN3 gene encoding opsin-3 produces the protein MPRPGTPRGRPGRSHSRARPPWAGRQRGLLLLPRASACDGAGSEPGGLAPLRPGAMPAGNGTGTSSRPEPAAPEQEVPGERPLFSAGTYELLALLVATIGMLGLCNNLLVLVLYYKFKRLRTPTNLFLVNISLSDLLVSVFGVSLTFMSCLRSRWVWDAAGCVWDGFSSSLFGIVSIMTLTALAYERYIRVVHAKVIDFSWSWRAITYIWLYSLAWTGAPLLGWNRYTLEIHGLGCSVDWKSKDPNDTSFVLLFFLGCLVAPVGIMAYCYGHILHAVRMLRCVEDFQTVQVIKLLRYEKKVAKMCFLMISTFLICWMPYAVVSLLITYGYSNLVTPTVAIIPSFFAKSSTAYNPVIYIFMSRKFRRCLLQLLCFRLMRFQRTMKETPATGSDKPIRPIVMSQKAGDRPKKKVTFSSSSVIFIITSDDTEQIDDSSKHDETKVNVIQVKPLQG, from the exons ATGCCCCGGCCAGGCACGCCCCGGGGCAGGCCAGGGCGAAGCCACTCCAGGGCGCGCCCTCCGTGGGCGGGAAGGCAGCGGgggctcctcctcctgcccagagcATCGGCGTGCGATGGGGCTGGGAGCGAGCCGGGAGGCTTAGCCCCGCTCCGGCCGGGAGCCATGCCCGCGGGGAACGGCACGGGCACCTCCAGCCGCCCGGAGCCCGCGGCGCCCGAGCAGGAGGTGCCGGGCGAGCGGCCCCTCTTCAGCGCCGGTACCTACGagctgctggcgctgctggTCGCCACCATCGGCATGCTGGGCTTGTGCAACAACTTGCTGGTACTGGTGCTCTACTACAAGTTCAAGCGGCTCCGCACGCCCACCAACCTCTTCCTCGTCAACATCAGCCTCAGCGACCTGCTGGTGTCCGTCTTCGGCGTGAGCCTTACCTTTATGTCCTGCCTGAGGAGCCGCTGGGTGTGGGACGCCGCCGGCTGCGTCTGGGAcggcttcagcagcagcctcttcG gaattGTTTCAATCATGACTCTCACTGCTCTTGCCTATGAGCGCTACATTCGGGTGGTGCATGCAAAAGTGATTGACTTCTCTTGGTCTTGGCGGGCTATCACGTACATCTGGCTGTACTCACTGGCCTGGACTGGAGCCCCTCTTTTGGGCTGGAACAGATACACACTGGAAATTCATGGGTTGGGTTGCTCGGTGGACTGGAAGTCAAAAGACCCCAATGATACCTCCTTTgtgctcctttttttccttggctgtCTAGTAGCACCTGTTGGGATCATGGCCTATTGCTATGGCCATATTCTGCATGCAGTAAGAATG CTTCGCTGTGTAGAAGATTTCCAGACAGTTCAAGTGATCAAACTTCTAAGATATGAAAAGAAGGTGGCTAAAATGTGTTTCTTGATGATCTCCACGTTCCTTATTTGTTGGATGCCCTATGCAGTGGTCTCCCTCTTGATAACATATGGCTACAGCAACCTTGTAACTCCAACAGTAGCTATCATCCCATCTTTCTTTGCCAAGTCAAGCACTGCTTATAATCCAGTTATCTATATCTTCATGAGTAGAAAG TTTCGACGCTGCCTTTTGCAACTCCTGTGCTTTCGCCTGATGAGGTTCCAGAGGACAATGAAAGAGACACCAGCAACAGGGAGTGACAAACCAATACGACCCATAGTTATGTCTCAGAAAGCAGGGGACAggccaaagaagaaagtgacTTTCAGCTCTTCCTCTGTCATTTTTATTATCACCAGTGATGACACTGAGCAAATAGACGACAGCAGTAAACACGATGAGACAAAAGTAAATGTCATCCAAGTAAAGCCATTGCAGGGATGA